Proteins encoded in a region of the Canis lupus familiaris isolate Mischka breed German Shepherd chromosome 1, alternate assembly UU_Cfam_GSD_1.0, whole genome shotgun sequence genome:
- the SLC35D3 gene encoding solute carrier family 35 member D3: MRQLCRGRVLGISVAIAHGVFSGSLNILLKFLISRYQFSFLTLVQCLTSSTAALSLELLRRLGLIAVPPFGLSLARSFAGVAVLSTLQSSLTLWSLRGLSLPMYVVFKRCLPLVTMLIGVLVLKNGAPSPGVLAAVLITTCGAALAGAGDLTGDPIGYVAGVLAVLVHAAYLVLIQKASADTEHGPLTAQYVIAVSATPLLVVFSFASTDSVRAWAFPGWRDPAMVCIFVACILIGCAMNFTTLHCTYINSAVTTSFVGVVKSIATITVGMVAFSDVEPTSLFIAGVVVNTLGSIIYCVAKFLETRKQSNYEDLETQPRGEEAQPGGDQRPFVMEELPAEDGDGGGSQGGKGAGGFTPKSGQEARGSPRGGPRAARSSQVTDGPQEVSKRSLKDAYLEVWRLVRGTKYVKKDYLIDNEELPSP; this comes from the exons ATGCGGCAGCTGTGCCGGGGCCGCGTGCTGGGCATCTCCGTGGCTATCGCGCACGGGGTCTTCTCGGGCTCCCTCAACATCCTCCTCAAGTTCCTCATCAGCCGCTACCAGTTCTCCTTCCTGACCCTGGTGCAGTGCCTGACCAGCTCCACGGCGGCGCTGAGCCTGGAGCTGCTGCGGCGCCTGGGGCTCATCGCCGTGCCCCCCTTCGGCCTGAGCCTGGCGCGCTCCTTCGCGGGGGTCGCAGTGCTCTCCACGCTGCAGTCCAGCCTCACGCTCTGGTCCCTGCGCGGCCTCAGCCTGCCCATGTACGTGGTCTTCAAGCGCTGCCTGCCCCTGGTCACCATGCTCATCGGCGTTCTGGTGCTCAAGAACGGCGCGCCCTCGCCCGGGGTGCTGGCGGCCGTGCTCATCACCACCTGCGGCGCCGCCCTGGCAG GAGCCGGCGACCTGACCGGCGACCCCATCGGGTACGTGGCGGGCGTGCTGGCCGTCCTGGTGCACGCCGCCTACCTGGTGCTCATCCAGAAGGCCAGCGCCGACACGGAGCACGGGCCGCTCACCGCGCAGTACGTCATCGCCGTGTCGGCCACCCCGCTGCTGGTCGTCTTCTCCTTCGCCAGCACCGACTCTGTCCGCGCCTGGGCCTTCCCGGGCTGGAGGGACCCGGCCATGGTCTGCATCTTCGTGGCCTGCATCTTGATCGGCTGCGCCATGAACTTCACCACCCTGCACTGCACCTACATCAACTCGGCCGTGACCACCAGCTTCGTGGGCGTGGTGAAGAGCATCGCCACCATCACGGTGGGCATGGTGGCCTTCAGCGACGTGGAGCCCACCTCTCTGTTCATTGCCGGCGTGGTGGTGAACACCCTGGGCTCCATCATTTACTGCGTGGCCAAATTCTTGGAGACCAGAAAGCAAAGCAACTACGAGGACCTAGAGACGCAGCCCCGGGGGGAGGAGGCGCAGCCAGGTGGAGATCAGCGGCCCTTCGTCATGGAGGAGCTGCCCGCGGAGGATGGAGACGGCGGCGGGTCACAAGGTGGCAAGGGAGCAGGTGGCTTCACTCCCAAGAGTGGGCAGGAGGCAAGGGGCAGCCCCAGAGGAGGCCCGCGGGCGGCTAGGAGTTCGCAGGTCACGGACGGCCCCCAGGAAGTGAGCAAGAGGTCACTGAAGGATGCTTACCTCGAAGTGTGGAGACTGGTTAGGGGAACCAAGTACGTGAAGAAAGATTATTTGATAGATAACGAGGAGTTACCCAGTCCCTGA